Proteins encoded together in one Pontiella desulfatans window:
- a CDS encoding sulfatase: protein MTNGLTNNFRALTACFVLAVSLTGMAGARKPNVLFFMSDDLNTALSGFGHPQCQTPMLDRLAADGVRFENMHCQYPVCGASRSSIMSGLYPYTNGTLGNAGTLRGNMPDVVTMSQLFRQNGYHVGRVSKIYHMGIPGEIIAGTAERDDPHSWDEVVNIKAPEQNAPGIKTNWSPKDKGSQAFVGVEAEGDDLVHADGMAADHAIDFLKRNQDQPFFLACGFVRPHVPLVAPAKYFDRYDRAAMIAPVVPEGDLEDVPQIIRGYKRNSSTYDVTPELHKGLLEAYYASVSYMDAQVGRVLDCLEELGLKENTIVVFTSDHGYLLGHHNKFQKQHLFEESTRVPFIVSVPWMKDRHGEASRHITELIDLYPSLAELAGLEAPDGLHGESLLPLLNDPASKDWKKEVAFTISRSGGESIRTHDWRFNQWNYGRGGMELYDLKNDPGEFTNLAENPEYAERLEQLRKQLDAKRLEAGYIEKNSKKKRKKK, encoded by the coding sequence ATGACGAATGGCTTAACAAATAATTTCCGAGCGCTGACGGCCTGCTTCGTTCTGGCGGTCTCGCTAACCGGAATGGCGGGGGCGCGGAAACCCAATGTGTTGTTTTTCATGTCGGACGACCTGAATACCGCACTGAGCGGCTTTGGACATCCGCAGTGCCAAACGCCGATGCTCGACCGGCTGGCCGCCGATGGAGTGCGCTTTGAAAACATGCATTGCCAATATCCGGTCTGCGGCGCTTCACGCTCGTCCATCATGTCGGGGCTTTATCCCTACACCAACGGAACGCTGGGGAACGCGGGGACGCTGCGGGGCAACATGCCGGACGTCGTCACGATGTCGCAGCTGTTCCGCCAGAACGGCTACCATGTCGGCCGCGTCAGCAAGATCTACCACATGGGCATCCCCGGGGAAATCATCGCCGGAACCGCGGAGCGCGACGATCCGCACTCCTGGGACGAAGTGGTCAACATTAAGGCGCCGGAGCAAAACGCGCCGGGCATAAAAACCAACTGGTCGCCCAAGGACAAAGGCTCGCAGGCGTTTGTCGGGGTTGAGGCCGAAGGCGACGACCTGGTGCATGCCGATGGCATGGCCGCCGACCACGCGATCGATTTCCTGAAGCGCAACCAAGACCAGCCCTTCTTTCTGGCCTGCGGCTTCGTTCGCCCGCACGTGCCGCTGGTTGCGCCCGCCAAATATTTCGACCGCTACGACCGGGCGGCGATGATTGCCCCGGTGGTTCCCGAGGGCGACCTGGAGGATGTGCCGCAGATCATCCGCGGCTATAAAAGAAACAGCAGCACCTACGACGTGACACCGGAACTGCACAAAGGACTGCTCGAAGCGTACTACGCGAGCGTCTCCTACATGGATGCGCAGGTCGGCCGCGTGCTGGATTGCCTCGAAGAGCTGGGGTTGAAGGAAAACACCATCGTGGTCTTTACCAGCGACCATGGCTATCTGTTGGGCCACCATAACAAGTTCCAAAAACAGCATCTTTTCGAAGAGTCCACCCGCGTTCCATTCATTGTCAGCGTTCCGTGGATGAAAGACCGCCATGGGGAAGCCTCCCGGCATATCACCGAACTGATCGATCTCTATCCCTCCCTGGCCGAGCTGGCCGGGCTGGAGGCGCCCGATGGCCTGCACGGCGAAAGCCTGCTTCCGCTGCTCAACGATCCCGCCTCCAAGGATTGGAAAAAGGAGGTCGCCTTCACCATCAGCCGCAGCGGCGGGGAATCCATTCGCACCCATGACTGGCGATTCAATCAGTGGAACTACGGGCGGGGCGGCATGGAGTTGTACGACCTCAAGAACGACCCCGGCGAATTCACCAACTTGGCCGAGAATCCCGAATATGCGGAGCGGTTGGAGCAACTTCGGAAACAGCTCGACGCCAAACGGCTTGAAGCGGGATACATCGAAAAAAACAGCAAGAAAAAGCGAAAGAAGAAATGA
- a CDS encoding DUF2341 domain-containing protein → MKTSTRLVQTGMIAAICVLMAWPSIGHAAKSKGTIKVLGVRVVFKDAGGPSEKTIEQRLNSARLNYGRFSYGKLDIIVRTATVKLPNNRTSYSGTAMKAAARAKLKAQGILIGGVEIFGFYPGGTHFGSHATVGGNEFISSSTGGSTMHEMGHNFGWGHQSRWASNNSDPIGSGKLVTPDVFHFMKTASMDPEPSEKWGHGWITDRHTVYNNGSYTKRLYTFDQKNIASANRERTIRVTRNTLTKKAFWLGYRSRLLNNVSGAGKNTELRQGLCFWWERSSAASTTWLDMHTGGGLDNHSIQPGETYSDTAGDVYITNLGRGGSEPNEYLDVRINRGTFAGNGAPVPTWDAPAMWKKGAKLTITIEGNDPDGDEVACMWTTPERDIVYNTSAPTLTVTPSKLGNWQVKAVVSDMKGKTKTISKTITIVSAWPVSDWDGSDSAGWNTAANWTPEEIPNDRSESARWNSNFTGAFQLATTAAKTLRGLELEESLTRDVTVDMTDSESDLFLWENGIKMLASDHDLTITGSGSVIPAVNQTWFIGTGGGAGELNVLTEIDLEDRNLTINTVTDAEVSSIAGEGTFTKKGVGALTLSGTSSHSGSTQVTGTGSLLIDGTLAGGGTVGAISAATLGGTGTIANNVTVESEATLSPGPGYGSLAISGGLTLNGDLLMDVDRSGPTNDQLNLTGTLTLAGSARLRINNQGEALQNGDTFQLSDTAVAGAELLDITPTPGYPLAWGNHLASNGTVEVYLPGTLLSNSNGASNVAYDSATLTGELNTNDAPTEVRVYWGTSDGGINTNAWDHMASFGSVSSAQSFSTNVTGLSELTPYYYRFYGVNSNRTAWAETEAEFRTPAAPLVPANFQYSMEITFPNATGSLTNFPALVILDEAKSLFRYAQMASSAGDDLRFTAIDGTTILNYEIENWNTESNSQVWVQVPLLTNNTTIVAHWGNTNGVASPAYTTDGSTWTEGFEGVWHMTGDEATDSSPNARDTIALNDVDSTDGVIADARTFDGTDDSLVTSEYPGVTDGGRTVTAWIKSTATNAAITGWGNEAPGEHLEVGLRDGVLYADVNSGHIAHGAVANDDQWHHAAVVIPDDGTPNIDEGLLYLDGAVGQSAVLSQPIQTASGPNLRLGETETGNLDWNGELDEVRVSSIARSANWVGAAYLNMASNDAFNSLYDVAGIEVPMISDAGSVSALMPYTVTLNAELLTTGAASTTVFVCYGQEDGGTVASTSAWEVVENLGIASAGPISFDATNLYANTEYFFRFAATNSFAEAWTKMGAFQTPEDIPVIENNGISGIQETSVSLGGNLTSTGFAATTVHVYWGDEDAAEELDEWDLSANLGTQSTGTLSTNITGLTADTTYYYRYYATNAYGDAWASETTAFTTPSSTLDTNRYGFKMKIEFPGYDGTETLTNFPALVVFNEALSNFHYGAFASLDGGDLRFTAEDGTTVLNYETENWSTNGDSAVWVQIPALSSNTFVWAYGGNPGAVVAPPYTTDGSTWSEGFEGVWHLSDALGLDSTANGHDATVLGGPTNIAGQAGDALFFDGVDDTLQVPYSADLNPSNLTVSLWGRVDGKQNDLRAPFSNRRDGPNEGFICFANSANNWQFQMGNGSTWAYTVGPAVSVGSWTHLTGTYDQRSSNQTLYVDGSNTAESVTSGYIPNPDTPLNIGSGSPDGSDHYFKGPLDEMRISSVVRSADWVDAVHFNMGSNSAFNSYGAAAHEVPVVSNDGGPTNLTPTSATLQGALLDSGSDPAEVIVFHGEFDGGKNINAWDAAVPLGVVSEGPLSINVTNLSPETEHYYRFYASNASGANWALATTEVVPPSGRPVLDELPESTNVTGVSATIISDLVSTGNAPTTVWAYWGTTDAGITNTAWQNSENLGVHSASFISNTVAGLIPGETYYYRFQATNHWGESWTEASYFTTEAMTPNLVATHAGSTLDINTDAKTLTYDADGAGPIAAVVHTASIEANTATWTFGEIHIGADTTLTFGGNDSRAIRLIADGTGYLSEGNIIIEKDFNLNGDNGGQNGANGGSRTFGSGAGGDDKTGADVRGGESAASDAYTTVGGKGGGRNTDSSTASKGGGGGAFGGDGGDSNTGTPAGGSWYGRLDLAKLGTSGGPRAGSGGGAGNRGAGGAGGGAIQLLAINDITISAGTSITAKGGRGNSSGTTTADKRRTGGGGSGGGIRIVADSDGDGFGTLDCSGATLSAPGGVSDSGTTSNEYGGDGGGGRVVLRGATVIQGVIDVAGGDHVGSNGKPGEDGSIFRDGKNGELYLSGNGRAANTYSSYTNLNVTEKSTWEFGGDENVMSVVISNSTPAIIDGKLELEIDGTNSVSDQLIVTSDLDITGATLQLNELSSLINEVYVLAEYGAITGAFASVTGLPADYTLQYNYGTNGNQIALVTTSIDGDGDGIIDAWEIDQLGSTTLSDGTGNQDGDAFTDLQEYIADTDPDDTNSFLWIAIAQSTNTGIHELSFPSSAEREYWIESTTNLVIPFSPTSPAFPGEGGIMLRDTTNSLSPNRHYRVRVTLP, encoded by the coding sequence ATGAAAACAAGCACCCGTTTAGTTCAAACCGGAATGATCGCGGCGATCTGCGTCCTCATGGCATGGCCGAGCATCGGCCACGCGGCGAAGAGCAAGGGCACCATCAAAGTGCTGGGGGTTCGTGTCGTTTTCAAGGATGCGGGGGGCCCCAGTGAGAAAACGATCGAGCAAAGGCTCAATTCGGCAAGACTCAACTACGGAAGGTTTTCCTACGGGAAACTCGATATTATCGTCAGAACAGCAACCGTTAAATTGCCCAACAACCGGACAAGCTACAGCGGCACTGCGATGAAAGCCGCAGCCAGAGCCAAGCTCAAAGCCCAAGGGATCCTGATCGGCGGCGTCGAGATTTTTGGCTTCTATCCCGGCGGAACACATTTCGGCAGCCACGCCACCGTCGGTGGCAACGAATTTATCTCCAGTAGTACCGGTGGCTCCACCATGCACGAGATGGGCCACAACTTTGGCTGGGGACACCAAAGCCGATGGGCATCCAATAACTCCGACCCGATCGGGTCAGGTAAACTCGTTACTCCCGATGTTTTCCACTTCATGAAAACCGCCTCCATGGATCCGGAACCCTCCGAAAAATGGGGGCATGGCTGGATCACCGATCGCCATACCGTCTACAACAATGGAAGCTACACCAAACGCCTCTATACCTTCGACCAGAAGAATATCGCCTCGGCCAACCGAGAACGCACCATTCGCGTAACCCGAAACACGTTGACCAAGAAAGCTTTCTGGCTCGGTTATCGTTCCAGATTGCTCAACAACGTCAGTGGAGCAGGAAAAAACACCGAACTGCGTCAGGGTCTCTGTTTCTGGTGGGAACGCAGTTCCGCGGCATCCACCACGTGGCTGGACATGCACACCGGCGGCGGGCTCGACAATCACTCCATCCAACCCGGCGAAACCTATTCCGATACGGCTGGCGATGTGTATATCACCAACCTCGGTCGCGGCGGAAGCGAGCCCAATGAATATCTGGATGTCCGCATCAACCGGGGAACCTTTGCCGGAAACGGTGCTCCCGTGCCGACCTGGGATGCGCCCGCCATGTGGAAAAAGGGCGCAAAGCTCACCATCACCATCGAAGGCAACGATCCGGACGGCGACGAAGTCGCCTGCATGTGGACCACGCCCGAACGCGACATCGTATACAATACCAGTGCGCCCACCTTGACGGTGACCCCCTCAAAACTAGGCAACTGGCAGGTCAAGGCCGTGGTCTCGGACATGAAGGGCAAAACCAAAACCATCAGCAAAACCATTACCATTGTCAGCGCATGGCCGGTTTCAGACTGGGATGGATCGGACAGCGCCGGATGGAACACCGCCGCAAACTGGACTCCGGAAGAAATTCCGAACGACCGCTCGGAAAGCGCCCGTTGGAACAGCAACTTTACCGGGGCCTTCCAGCTCGCCACTACGGCGGCCAAGACCTTGCGCGGACTAGAACTGGAAGAAAGCCTGACTAGGGATGTGACCGTTGATATGACGGACTCCGAAAGCGATCTCTTCCTGTGGGAAAACGGCATTAAAATGCTTGCCTCGGACCACGACCTGACCATCACCGGTTCAGGAAGTGTCATTCCCGCAGTCAACCAGACCTGGTTCATCGGCACCGGCGGCGGCGCCGGCGAACTTAATGTGCTCACAGAGATCGACCTCGAAGACCGGAATCTTACAATCAACACGGTGACGGATGCGGAAGTATCATCGATTGCCGGCGAAGGAACGTTCACCAAGAAGGGTGTCGGCGCCCTGACCCTCAGCGGAACCAGTAGTCATTCCGGCAGTACACAAGTTACAGGAACGGGAAGCCTGCTGATTGATGGCACTCTTGCCGGTGGGGGCACCGTCGGTGCCATTTCTGCTGCGACCCTGGGCGGAACAGGAACCATCGCGAACAATGTGACGGTAGAATCTGAAGCCACCCTCTCTCCGGGACCCGGCTACGGTTCGCTGGCCATCAGTGGCGGCCTGACGCTTAATGGCGATCTGCTCATGGATGTGGATCGCAGTGGGCCGACCAACGATCAGCTGAATCTGACCGGCACCCTGACCTTGGCCGGCTCGGCCCGTCTACGGATTAACAATCAGGGAGAAGCCCTGCAAAACGGCGATACGTTCCAGCTTTCCGATACGGCTGTAGCCGGTGCCGAACTGCTGGATATTACCCCGACTCCGGGCTACCCCCTTGCATGGGGAAACCATCTGGCTTCGAATGGAACCGTCGAGGTGTATTTACCGGGCACCCTGCTCAGCAACTCCAACGGAGCATCGAACGTAGCCTACGATTCTGCCACGTTGACCGGGGAGCTCAACACCAACGATGCGCCGACCGAAGTGCGCGTCTATTGGGGCACGAGCGATGGCGGGATCAATACCAACGCCTGGGACCATATGGCCTCATTTGGTTCGGTTTCCTCTGCGCAGTCCTTTAGCACAAACGTAACCGGCTTAAGCGAGCTGACCCCTTATTACTATCGCTTCTATGGAGTGAACTCCAACCGCACCGCATGGGCCGAAACCGAGGCAGAATTCCGGACCCCGGCAGCCCCGCTTGTTCCTGCGAATTTCCAGTACAGCATGGAAATCACCTTCCCGAATGCAACTGGAAGTCTGACCAACTTCCCGGCATTGGTCATTCTGGATGAAGCAAAAAGTCTCTTCCGTTATGCGCAGATGGCATCCAGTGCAGGCGACGACCTGCGCTTTACGGCCATCGACGGCACCACGATTCTTAACTATGAAATCGAAAACTGGAATACCGAGAGCAACTCGCAGGTCTGGGTACAGGTACCGTTGCTCACCAATAACACCACCATCGTGGCTCACTGGGGCAACACCAACGGGGTAGCCTCTCCTGCGTATACCACCGACGGCTCCACTTGGACCGAAGGGTTTGAAGGCGTCTGGCACATGACCGGAGATGAGGCCACCGATTCATCGCCCAATGCGCGCGATACCATCGCCCTCAACGACGTGGATTCCACCGACGGCGTCATCGCCGACGCCCGAACCTTCGATGGAACGGACGACAGCCTGGTGACCTCCGAATATCCCGGCGTAACCGACGGCGGCCGCACCGTCACCGCCTGGATCAAATCCACCGCCACCAACGCGGCGATCACCGGCTGGGGCAACGAAGCGCCCGGCGAACATCTTGAAGTCGGCCTTCGAGACGGCGTTCTATACGCCGACGTCAACAGCGGCCACATCGCGCACGGCGCGGTCGCCAACGACGACCAGTGGCATCACGCCGCGGTCGTGATCCCCGACGATGGAACCCCCAATATCGACGAAGGCCTGCTCTATCTCGATGGCGCGGTCGGCCAAAGCGCCGTGCTTAGCCAACCCATTCAAACCGCCTCTGGGCCCAACCTGCGTCTGGGCGAAACCGAAACCGGAAACCTCGACTGGAACGGCGAACTCGACGAAGTCCGCGTTTCCAGCATCGCCCGCTCCGCGAACTGGGTCGGCGCCGCCTATCTCAACATGGCGTCGAACGATGCCTTCAACAGCTTATACGACGTTGCGGGAATCGAAGTTCCGATGATCAGCGATGCCGGCAGTGTTTCGGCCCTGATGCCTTATACGGTTACGCTGAACGCCGAGCTGCTCACGACCGGTGCCGCATCGACCACCGTGTTCGTCTGCTACGGACAGGAAGACGGCGGTACCGTGGCCAGCACCAGTGCATGGGAGGTGGTTGAAAACCTGGGAATCGCATCTGCGGGTCCGATCAGTTTCGATGCCACCAACCTGTATGCAAACACGGAATATTTCTTCCGCTTTGCCGCAACCAATTCCTTCGCCGAAGCCTGGACGAAGATGGGCGCTTTCCAGACCCCCGAAGATATTCCGGTGATCGAAAACAACGGAATCTCCGGTATTCAGGAAACGTCGGTTTCCCTGGGAGGAAACCTTACCTCGACCGGTTTTGCCGCCACGACCGTGCATGTTTACTGGGGCGACGAAGATGCTGCCGAAGAGCTTGATGAGTGGGATCTCAGTGCAAATCTAGGCACCCAGTCCACAGGAACTCTCAGCACCAACATCACCGGACTCACAGCGGATACGACCTACTATTACCGGTACTATGCCACCAACGCGTATGGCGATGCATGGGCTTCGGAAACAACGGCGTTTACTACGCCGAGCTCCACGCTGGACACCAACCGCTACGGCTTCAAAATGAAGATCGAATTTCCCGGCTACGACGGCACGGAAACCCTGACCAATTTCCCGGCTCTGGTGGTATTCAACGAAGCGCTGTCAAACTTCCACTACGGGGCCTTCGCCTCGCTGGACGGCGGCGACCTTCGCTTTACGGCGGAGGACGGCACCACCGTCCTCAACTATGAGACCGAAAACTGGAGCACCAATGGCGATTCGGCCGTATGGGTCCAAATCCCCGCGCTCTCCAGCAACACCTTCGTCTGGGCCTACGGAGGCAACCCCGGCGCGGTGGTCGCGCCGCCCTACACCACCGACGGCTCCACCTGGAGCGAGGGCTTCGAAGGCGTATGGCATCTCAGCGACGCGCTGGGCCTGGATTCCACCGCGAACGGGCACGATGCCACCGTGCTCGGCGGCCCCACGAATATCGCGGGCCAAGCGGGCGACGCCCTGTTCTTTGATGGCGTGGACGACACGCTACAGGTCCCCTACTCCGCGGATCTGAATCCGAGCAACCTGACGGTCTCCCTCTGGGGCCGGGTCGATGGAAAACAGAATGACCTTCGCGCGCCGTTCAGCAACAGAAGAGATGGGCCTAATGAAGGATTTATCTGCTTCGCCAATAGCGCCAACAACTGGCAATTCCAGATGGGAAATGGATCTACATGGGCTTATACGGTCGGACCGGCCGTATCGGTTGGATCGTGGACCCACCTCACAGGCACCTATGATCAACGTTCAAGCAACCAAACCCTCTACGTCGACGGATCCAATACCGCGGAGAGTGTCACATCCGGGTATATTCCAAACCCCGATACCCCATTGAATATCGGCAGTGGTTCACCTGATGGCTCCGACCATTATTTCAAGGGACCGCTCGACGAAATGCGGATTTCCAGCGTGGTCCGCAGCGCAGACTGGGTCGATGCCGTGCATTTCAACATGGGTTCAAACAGCGCGTTCAACAGCTATGGAGCAGCAGCGCACGAGGTGCCGGTTGTCTCAAATGACGGTGGCCCGACCAACCTCACACCGACTTCGGCCACCTTGCAAGGCGCATTGCTGGACTCCGGCTCGGACCCTGCGGAAGTGATCGTGTTCCACGGCGAATTCGACGGCGGGAAAAACATCAATGCATGGGATGCCGCCGTGCCGCTCGGAGTGGTCTCCGAAGGTCCATTAAGCATCAACGTGACGAACCTTTCCCCGGAAACGGAACACTACTACCGCTTCTATGCCAGCAATGCCAGCGGTGCAAACTGGGCTCTCGCGACCACGGAAGTGGTTCCTCCATCCGGACGACCTGTGCTCGACGAGCTTCCTGAATCCACGAATGTGACCGGCGTTTCGGCCACCATCATAAGCGATCTGGTATCCACCGGAAATGCTCCCACCACGGTATGGGCATACTGGGGAACCACCGATGCAGGAATCACGAACACGGCCTGGCAAAACTCGGAAAACCTTGGCGTGCATTCAGCATCATTTATAAGCAATACCGTGGCCGGACTCATTCCCGGAGAAACCTATTACTACCGCTTCCAGGCCACCAACCACTGGGGCGAAAGCTGGACCGAGGCATCGTATTTCACGACGGAGGCAATGACGCCCAACCTCGTCGCGACCCATGCGGGATCCACTCTGGATATCAATACCGATGCCAAGACGTTGACCTACGATGCCGATGGCGCCGGCCCCATCGCGGCGGTCGTACACACGGCGTCTATCGAAGCAAACACCGCCACCTGGACCTTTGGCGAGATTCATATCGGAGCCGATACAACGTTAACTTTCGGCGGAAACGATTCCCGCGCCATCCGCTTGATCGCCGACGGAACGGGTTATCTGTCCGAAGGTAATATCATCATCGAAAAGGACTTTAATCTGAATGGCGACAATGGTGGACAGAACGGCGCGAACGGAGGAAGCCGCACCTTTGGCAGCGGCGCGGGCGGCGATGATAAAACCGGCGCAGACGTCCGCGGAGGCGAAAGCGCTGCGTCCGATGCCTATACCACCGTGGGCGGAAAAGGCGGCGGACGGAACACCGACAGCTCAACTGCAAGCAAAGGCGGCGGGGGCGGTGCCTTTGGTGGCGACGGGGGCGACAGCAACACGGGAACTCCCGCTGGCGGCAGCTGGTATGGACGCCTTGACCTCGCCAAGCTTGGAACCTCGGGCGGCCCGCGTGCCGGAAGCGGCGGTGGGGCCGGAAACCGCGGGGCCGGCGGAGCCGGCGGCGGGGCCATACAACTATTGGCCATCAACGACATCACTATTTCCGCAGGAACCAGCATCACGGCCAAGGGCGGCAGAGGCAATTCGTCCGGAACGACCACCGCGGACAAACGGCGCACAGGCGGCGGCGGATCCGGAGGCGGCATCCGTATCGTGGCCGATTCCGACGGTGACGGCTTTGGCACCCTCGATTGTTCCGGCGCGACCCTTAGCGCGCCCGGCGGAGTTTCCGACAGCGGAACCACAAGCAATGAATACGGCGGTGACGGCGGAGGAGGACGCGTTGTCCTTCGTGGCGCCACCGTTATTCAGGGCGTGATTGACGTGGCGGGGGGAGATCATGTTGGAAGCAACGGCAAACCCGGCGAGGACGGCAGCATTTTCCGGGACGGGAAAAACGGCGAGCTCTATCTTTCAGGAAACGGGCGGGCGGCCAATACCTATTCCTCCTACACCAACCTGAATGTCACGGAAAAATCGACATGGGAATTTGGCGGCGACGAAAACGTCATGAGCGTCGTGATCAGCAACAGCACGCCCGCCATCATCGACGGAAAACTCGAGCTGGAGATCGATGGAACCAATTCGGTCAGCGACCAGTTGATCGTGACTTCGGATCTGGATATCACCGGCGCCACACTCCAACTCAACGAGTTGAGTTCCCTGATCAACGAGGTCTATGTCCTTGCGGAATACGGCGCGATAACCGGCGCATTTGCCAGTGTAACGGGACTGCCGGCCGACTACACGCTCCAGTACAACTACGGCACCAACGGCAACCAGATTGCCCTGGTCACGACCAGTATCGACGGGGACGGGGACGGAATCATCGACGCATGGGAGATCGACCAGCTTGGCAGCACCACCCTCTCGGACGGAACCGGCAACCAGGATGGCGACGCATTCACGGACTTACAGGAATACATTGCCGACACGGATCCCGACGATACCAATTCCTTCCTCTGGATCGCCATCGCGCAATCCACGAATACGGGAATCCACGAACTCTCCTTCCCATCTTCGGCGGAGCGCGAATACTGGATTGAAAGCACGACCAACCTGGTTATCCCCTTCTCTCCGACCTCGCCTGCCTTCCCCGGAGAAGGAGGAATCATGTTGCGGGACACAACCAACTCGCTCAGCCCGAACCGGCATTACCGCGTCCGCGTCACCCTGCCATGA
- a CDS encoding sulfatase-like hydrolase/transferase translates to MKKLWMMILCAGVALAALAAPRAPNVVMLLADDLGYGDLGCYGGPVKTPALDGLAAGGVRFTDFYSGCAVCSPSRATLLTGRNHIRAGVYNWINDEVHRTHLLEREITLAEVLKKEGYETAHVGKWHLGLPYGTFDKPTPAEHGFDYWFATDNNALPTHHNPTNFYRNGKALGKMEGYSCQLVVDEAIQWLEEHRDPAAPFFLNVWFHEPHMKVAAPAGIVEEYSRFKPAKKNARLDLATYSATIDNTDRAIARLLAKLREVAPPEQTLIIYGSDNGCYMPERTGGLRSKKGQNWEGGIRVPGIFCWPGIIQAGAVESAPAGLTDVLPTVCGLLGLEKPDVHLDGSDLTGLLTGKPKEFNRHQPLFWHLQKARPIVAIRDGDYSLLAEPDYELSRNNTLQEAWIPAIKTGGYTNYQLFNLKDDPAQENDLSTAQPERLERMKKKLLEINASVMADGPDWHLE, encoded by the coding sequence ATGAAAAAGCTATGGATGATGATTCTTTGCGCGGGCGTCGCGTTGGCCGCTTTAGCCGCGCCGCGCGCGCCCAACGTGGTGATGTTGCTCGCGGACGATCTGGGCTACGGCGATCTCGGCTGCTATGGTGGGCCCGTCAAAACCCCGGCGTTGGACGGCCTCGCGGCGGGGGGCGTTCGTTTTACCGATTTCTATTCCGGTTGCGCGGTCTGCTCGCCTTCGCGGGCGACGCTGCTGACGGGGCGGAACCATATCCGCGCGGGGGTTTATAATTGGATCAACGACGAGGTGCATCGCACGCACCTGCTGGAGCGCGAGATCACGCTCGCGGAAGTTCTCAAGAAGGAGGGGTATGAAACCGCGCACGTCGGGAAATGGCACCTCGGCCTTCCGTACGGGACGTTCGATAAACCGACGCCCGCCGAGCATGGTTTCGACTACTGGTTCGCGACCGACAACAACGCTCTGCCCACGCATCACAACCCGACGAACTTCTATCGCAACGGCAAGGCGCTCGGAAAAATGGAGGGCTATTCCTGCCAGCTCGTCGTCGACGAGGCCATCCAATGGTTGGAAGAGCATCGCGATCCTGCCGCGCCGTTCTTCCTCAACGTCTGGTTCCACGAACCGCACATGAAGGTTGCCGCGCCCGCGGGAATCGTTGAGGAATACAGCCGGTTCAAGCCCGCGAAAAAGAACGCGCGTCTGGATCTGGCGACCTATTCCGCGACGATCGACAACACCGACCGGGCGATCGCCCGGTTGCTCGCCAAGTTGCGGGAGGTCGCGCCTCCGGAACAGACCCTGATTATTTATGGCTCGGACAACGGGTGCTACATGCCCGAGCGAACCGGCGGACTGCGTAGCAAGAAGGGGCAAAACTGGGAGGGCGGAATCCGCGTGCCCGGCATCTTCTGCTGGCCGGGAATCATTCAGGCGGGCGCCGTCGAATCCGCGCCCGCGGGTTTGACGGACGTGCTGCCCACGGTGTGTGGATTGTTGGGGCTTGAAAAACCGGACGTCCATCTCGACGGCTCCGATCTGACGGGGTTGCTGACGGGCAAGCCGAAAGAGTTCAATCGCCACCAACCATTGTTCTGGCATCTTCAGAAAGCCCGTCCGATCGTCGCGATCCGCGACGGCGACTATTCTCTACTCGCCGAACCCGACTATGAGCTGTCGCGAAACAACACCTTGCAGGAGGCGTGGATCCCGGCCATCAAAACGGGGGGCTACACCAACTATCAGCTCTTCAACCTGAAAGACGATCCGGCGCAGGAAAACGATCTGTCGACCGCTCAGCCTGAACGGCTGGAGCGGATGAAAAAGAAACTACTCGAAATCAACGCCAGCGTCATGGCCGACGGTCCCGACTGGCATTTGGAGTGA